In Leptospira harrisiae, one genomic interval encodes:
- the hslU gene encoding ATP-dependent protease ATPase subunit HslU, which translates to MTYPTVIAEVLGSENPAEELTPRQIVERLDEHIIGQTKAKRAVAVALRNRSRRRKLDESLREEIYPKNIIMIGPTGVGKTEIARRLSKLCGAPFLKVEATKYTEVGYVGRDVESMIRDLAMGALNLVKAEFRDHVKDKAAEKAEEIVLDAILPPIFHKKEEDLNPEEKERQSSYKESREKFREKLRTGVLNEQEIEIDIPKPSAPSGMPMLQVFGAGNMEDMDNQLQSLLGDLMPKKSGKRKVKVIDARKLLTESEAEKLIDADKIQSEAVRRVEEMGIIFLDEIDKIAGREGRQGADVSREGVQRDLLPIVEGSTVNTKIGPIKTDHILFIAAGAFHMTKPSDLIPELQGRFPIRVELETLTESDFVKILTTPKSSLTKQYEALLATEGVKIEYTKDGISEIAKLAFQMNEKNENIGARRLNTIMEKLLEDTSFDAPDLPDDQKQVVINEGYVSSKLKGIIEDKDLSRFIL; encoded by the coding sequence ATGACATACCCTACCGTAATCGCAGAAGTTCTTGGTTCCGAGAATCCAGCAGAGGAATTAACTCCTCGTCAAATTGTTGAAAGATTGGATGAACATATCATTGGACAAACCAAAGCCAAAAGAGCCGTGGCTGTGGCTCTTCGCAATCGTTCCAGACGTCGTAAACTCGACGAGTCACTTCGTGAAGAAATTTATCCTAAAAATATCATTATGATTGGACCCACTGGTGTGGGGAAAACGGAAATTGCTCGTCGTCTGTCTAAGTTATGTGGTGCCCCTTTTTTAAAAGTAGAAGCCACAAAATATACGGAAGTAGGTTATGTGGGTCGTGACGTAGAATCCATGATTCGAGATTTGGCCATGGGTGCCTTAAATTTAGTGAAAGCCGAATTTCGTGACCATGTGAAAGACAAAGCAGCAGAAAAAGCAGAAGAAATTGTTCTCGATGCCATCTTACCACCCATCTTCCATAAAAAAGAAGAAGACCTGAATCCAGAAGAAAAAGAAAGACAATCGAGCTACAAAGAATCCAGAGAAAAGTTTAGAGAAAAACTGCGCACGGGTGTCTTAAATGAACAAGAAATTGAAATCGATATTCCTAAACCATCCGCTCCATCAGGAATGCCCATGTTGCAAGTGTTTGGCGCTGGGAATATGGAAGATATGGACAACCAATTACAAAGTTTACTCGGTGATTTGATGCCCAAAAAATCTGGCAAACGAAAAGTAAAAGTAATTGATGCTCGGAAACTTCTCACTGAATCGGAAGCAGAAAAACTGATCGATGCCGATAAAATCCAATCGGAAGCCGTCAGGCGTGTGGAAGAGATGGGAATTATCTTTTTAGATGAAATTGATAAAATTGCTGGTCGTGAAGGTAGGCAAGGGGCCGATGTTTCTCGTGAAGGGGTACAGAGAGACCTTCTTCCTATCGTAGAAGGATCCACAGTGAATACAAAGATTGGTCCGATTAAAACGGATCATATTCTTTTTATCGCAGCGGGTGCCTTTCATATGACAAAACCATCGGACCTGATCCCGGAATTACAAGGAAGGTTTCCGATCCGTGTGGAGTTGGAAACACTCACCGAATCTGATTTTGTGAAAATTCTAACCACACCTAAGTCTTCTCTCACAAAACAATATGAAGCTCTTCTTGCGACAGAAGGAGTGAAGATTGAATACACGAAAGATGGGATCAGTGAGATCGCTAAACTAGCCTTCCAAATGAATGAAAAAAATGAAAACATTGGGGCAAGAAGACTCAATACCATCATGGAAAAACTTTTGGAAGATACAAGTTTTGACGCACCTGACCTTCCAGATGACCAAAAACAAGTTGTGATTAACGAAGGTTATGTGTCGTCCAAACTAAAAGGAATCATCGAAGATAAGGATTTAAGCCGATTCATTCTGTAA
- a CDS encoding ATP-binding protein, which yields MSNQNKPTDYSKVVRIQIPSNPRFVSHTRNYFFNLCLEHGFSLFDSMDLKLVIGEAIVNVIRHAYSGNTGKPIFIEFQFDKDRVEIRLRDYGKKVEPSELRSFDLSDYREHGIGLFMIRELTDYYFLDQSFEVGNQMVLIKRK from the coding sequence ATGTCGAACCAAAATAAACCCACGGACTACAGTAAAGTAGTCCGTATCCAAATCCCTTCAAACCCCCGTTTTGTATCTCACACTCGTAACTACTTTTTTAATCTTTGTTTAGAACATGGATTTTCCCTATTTGATTCCATGGATTTAAAACTGGTGATCGGGGAAGCCATTGTGAATGTCATTCGTCACGCTTATTCAGGAAATACGGGAAAACCAATTTTTATAGAATTCCAGTTTGATAAAGACCGTGTGGAAATTCGACTGAGAGATTATGGAAAAAAAGTAGAACCAAGCGAACTTCGTAGTTTTGACCTGAGCGATTACCGAGAACATGGGATCGGCCTATTTATGATTAGAGAGCTCACCGATTATTATTTTCTCGACCAATCATTTGAAGTGGGGAACCAAATGGTTCTCATCAAAAGAAAGTAA
- a CDS encoding Mrp/NBP35 family ATP-binding protein, with protein sequence MANSKVDLTSIQRQLMQVKHPELKKDIVSLGMVASVTPSDDGIEILIKTPNADRRLQIGLEAQTRQLISKIEGAGKVKIKFEVDQNLKMEDGNRIIGVKKVIAVGSGKGGVGKSTVTANLASTLARNGKKVGILDADIYGPSLGKMFGINGRVALKSEEDKIYPIEKHGIKLISFSFLVTEDQPVVWRGPMLGKAIEQFLYDVVWGELDYLFIDLPPGTGDVQLSLAQLIDLDGAVIVTTPQEVAVLDAGRAAAMFKQVKVPILGIVENMSGFACPKCGHVTDVFSKGGGEKLSKQVGVPELGSVPLTLDVMSSGESGKPALLETGDSPLKEAYFRIAKNLEDQIAAWED encoded by the coding sequence ATGGCAAATTCAAAAGTTGATTTAACATCCATCCAAAGACAACTCATGCAGGTCAAACACCCTGAGTTAAAAAAAGATATCGTAAGTTTGGGCATGGTTGCATCTGTAACTCCCTCTGATGATGGAATTGAGATATTAATCAAAACACCCAATGCGGATAGACGATTACAAATTGGACTAGAAGCACAAACAAGACAGCTCATCTCCAAAATTGAAGGTGCAGGTAAGGTTAAAATCAAATTCGAAGTAGACCAAAACCTAAAGATGGAAGATGGGAATCGAATCATCGGAGTCAAAAAAGTAATCGCTGTTGGATCTGGAAAAGGTGGGGTTGGAAAATCGACCGTCACTGCAAACCTAGCTTCCACACTTGCACGTAACGGTAAGAAGGTGGGAATTCTAGATGCTGATATCTACGGACCTTCACTTGGTAAAATGTTTGGAATCAATGGTCGTGTTGCTTTAAAATCCGAAGAAGATAAAATTTATCCTATCGAAAAACATGGAATCAAACTCATTTCTTTTTCTTTCCTTGTGACTGAAGACCAACCAGTTGTTTGGCGTGGACCAATGCTTGGTAAGGCCATCGAACAGTTCTTATACGATGTTGTTTGGGGAGAATTAGATTATCTTTTTATAGATTTACCTCCCGGTACCGGAGATGTCCAACTTTCCCTTGCCCAACTCATTGATTTGGACGGCGCAGTGATTGTGACAACTCCGCAAGAAGTCGCTGTCCTCGATGCCGGACGTGCAGCTGCAATGTTCAAACAAGTAAAAGTACCAATCCTTGGGATTGTGGAAAACATGTCAGGATTTGCATGTCCGAAATGTGGCCATGTAACGGATGTTTTTTCGAAAGGAGGAGGGGAAAAACTCTCCAAACAAGTTGGTGTTCCAGAGCTTGGATCGGTTCCTTTGACATTGGACGTCATGAGTTCGGGTGAATCTGGAAAACCAGCCCTCCTCGAAACAGGGGATTCTCCTTTAAAAGAGGCCTATTTTCGCATTGCAAAAAATTTGGAAGACCAAATCGCTGCGTGGGAAGATTAA
- the trxB gene encoding thioredoxin-disulfide reductase codes for MNHKVVIIGSGPAGHTAAIYAARANLNPVMYEGFMAGGVAAGGQLTTTTEVENFPGFPEGIDGTKLTQLFREQSAKYGTAIHTQTITKVDFSKRPFTIWSDDEEIKAESVIIATGATAKRMFVPGEETYWQRGISACAVCDGALPIYRNKALAVVGGGDSAVEEANHLTKFASKVYLVVRRDQLRASQIMQKRAMEHPKIEILWNQTVVEAKGGPAGLSSIVLESTKDKSKKDLEVGGLFYAIGHVPNTEVFKGQLDLDETGYIITKPGTTQTNVAGVFAAGDVQDKVYRQAITAAGSGCMAALEAERWLEGH; via the coding sequence ATGAACCATAAAGTTGTCATCATCGGATCCGGTCCCGCAGGACATACCGCAGCCATTTACGCAGCAAGAGCCAATCTAAACCCGGTGATGTATGAAGGATTTATGGCAGGAGGTGTGGCCGCAGGTGGACAACTTACGACCACAACCGAAGTGGAAAACTTTCCCGGTTTCCCTGAAGGGATTGATGGTACCAAACTCACCCAACTTTTCCGAGAACAGTCTGCAAAATATGGGACTGCCATCCACACCCAAACCATTACCAAAGTGGATTTTTCGAAACGCCCTTTTACCATCTGGTCTGACGACGAAGAAATCAAAGCAGAATCAGTGATCATCGCCACTGGTGCCACTGCGAAAAGAATGTTTGTTCCTGGTGAAGAAACCTACTGGCAACGCGGGATCTCCGCTTGTGCGGTTTGCGACGGTGCCCTACCGATCTACCGTAACAAAGCTCTTGCCGTAGTCGGTGGAGGTGACTCTGCCGTAGAAGAAGCAAACCACCTCACAAAGTTTGCGTCCAAAGTGTACCTGGTAGTAAGACGTGACCAACTCCGAGCTTCGCAAATCATGCAAAAACGTGCCATGGAACATCCAAAAATTGAGATTCTTTGGAACCAAACTGTTGTAGAGGCCAAAGGTGGTCCTGCTGGACTTAGCTCTATCGTTCTTGAAAGTACAAAAGACAAATCAAAGAAGGACTTAGAAGTCGGTGGACTTTTTTATGCAATTGGACATGTTCCCAATACAGAAGTATTTAAAGGCCAGTTGGATTTAGATGAAACAGGATACATCATCACAAAACCAGGAACCACACAAACCAATGTAGCGGGTGTGTTTGCTGCCGGTGACGTGCAGGACAAAGTGTACAGACAAGCCATTACCGCAGCAGGCAGTGGTTGTATGGCTGCCCTAGAAGCCGAACGTTGGTTAGAAGGTCACTAG
- a CDS encoding biotin/lipoyl-containing protein has translation MKEFLLKTPDLGDTEKIELVRWLRKVGDSVSKGDEMIELVTDKAAFPVESPYSGILKKIIMEEGSVVKKGDILGIMDINE, from the coding sequence ATGAAAGAATTCCTTTTAAAAACTCCTGATTTGGGTGATACAGAAAAGATAGAATTGGTACGTTGGCTCCGAAAGGTAGGGGATTCCGTGTCAAAAGGGGACGAAATGATCGAACTAGTCACCGACAAAGCAGCTTTCCCAGTCGAATCTCCGTATTCAGGAATCTTAAAAAAAATCATAATGGAAGAAGGATCGGTAGTGAAAAAAGGAGATATCCTCGGAATCATGGATATTAACGAATGA
- the xerD gene encoding site-specific tyrosine recombinase XerD: MGSKLPVSQNQLLQTFQEYLSVEKGLSDNSIYSYGYDLNKFAIFLEKEHINFLEVKANDIMRFLEEERERKISAKTLAREVVAIRQFYKYLRDEKRLDSNPTEKIETPEVARTIPDYLTQTEIDELFRNIKEDNLYELRDKCIFELLYSSGLRISEACNLKMTDIDMENMTITVEGKGGRQRLVPFGEKSLDILKKYLSESRTEILKKRTCEFVFVSKKGSYINRKSVWRLLNHYIKRTKIKKKVTPHTLRHSFATHLLENHADLKSVQELLGHIDISTTQIYTHMANKTLKEVHKKFHPRG, encoded by the coding sequence ATGGGTTCCAAATTGCCAGTTTCTCAAAATCAGCTTTTACAAACATTCCAAGAGTACCTGTCCGTAGAAAAAGGACTGAGCGATAATTCGATATATTCCTACGGATACGATCTCAACAAGTTTGCGATCTTCTTGGAAAAAGAACATATCAACTTCTTAGAAGTAAAAGCAAACGATATTATGCGTTTTCTTGAAGAAGAAAGGGAACGTAAAATCTCAGCAAAAACGCTGGCTCGAGAAGTGGTGGCAATCCGTCAATTTTACAAGTACCTTCGCGATGAAAAAAGGTTAGATTCCAATCCAACCGAGAAAATCGAAACTCCAGAAGTTGCAAGAACCATCCCTGATTATTTAACTCAAACCGAAATTGATGAACTCTTTCGTAATATCAAAGAGGACAATTTGTACGAACTTCGAGACAAATGTATCTTTGAACTTCTTTACTCTTCCGGCCTTCGTATTTCTGAAGCATGTAACTTAAAAATGACTGATATCGACATGGAAAACATGACGATCACTGTGGAAGGAAAAGGGGGAAGACAACGCCTCGTTCCATTTGGTGAAAAGTCATTGGATATTTTGAAAAAATACCTAAGTGAAAGTCGCACAGAAATTTTGAAAAAAAGAACTTGTGAATTTGTTTTTGTTTCCAAAAAAGGATCGTATATCAACCGTAAGTCGGTATGGCGCCTTTTAAACCACTACATCAAACGTACAAAAATAAAGAAAAAAGTAACACCACACACTCTTCGCCACTCATTTGCCACTCACCTACTTGAGAACCATGCAGACCTCAAATCGGTTCAGGAACTTTTGGGTCATATCGATATTTCGACGACTCAAATTTACACTCATATGGCAAATAAAACTCTGAAGGAAGTTCATAAGAAATTCCATCCGAGAGGATAA
- a CDS encoding peptide chain release factor family protein has translation MPLSFPVSVEKNLSLQKRMEVLGISEKDLSEQFIQSGGKGGQNVNKVSTAVHLVHKPSGKQIKCSVYRTQGLNRYKARDLLCVELERELNPSKSDSLLQKIRKKKQNKNRKALKKKLEKEKLEWNDPM, from the coding sequence ATGCCCTTAAGCTTTCCCGTTTCTGTTGAAAAAAATTTATCGCTACAGAAGCGGATGGAAGTTCTAGGAATTTCTGAAAAAGACCTAAGCGAACAATTCATTCAGTCCGGCGGAAAAGGTGGACAAAACGTAAATAAAGTTTCCACAGCAGTGCATTTGGTTCACAAACCTTCGGGGAAACAAATCAAATGTTCCGTCTATAGAACCCAAGGTCTCAATCGTTACAAGGCCAGGGATTTGTTATGTGTAGAATTAGAAAGGGAATTGAATCCTTCAAAATCTGATTCTTTACTACAAAAAATTCGAAAGAAGAAACAAAACAAAAACCGCAAGGCATTAAAGAAGAAATTGGAGAAAGAAAAACTGGAATGGAACGATCCTATGTAA
- the hslV gene encoding ATP-dependent protease subunit HslV has protein sequence METIHATTILSVRKNGKIAVGGDGQVSMGNTVMKHTAKKVRRLYNGKVIAGFAGSAADAFTLFELFEKKLIEHGGSVSRAAVELAREWRMDRMLRRLEALLIVCDANESFLISGTGDVISPDDGVLAIGSGGNFALSAARALVQNTDMDPKDIITKAMGITADICIYTNHNLVIEEL, from the coding sequence ATGGAAACAATTCACGCAACGACCATCCTTTCTGTTCGTAAAAACGGTAAAATTGCTGTAGGCGGTGACGGTCAGGTGTCCATGGGGAATACCGTGATGAAACATACCGCCAAAAAAGTCCGAAGACTTTACAACGGTAAGGTGATCGCTGGGTTTGCTGGAAGTGCTGCCGATGCCTTCACACTCTTTGAACTTTTTGAAAAAAAATTAATCGAACATGGTGGATCTGTGTCTCGGGCGGCGGTGGAGCTGGCACGTGAGTGGAGGATGGATCGGATGCTTCGTAGGCTTGAAGCTCTTCTTATTGTTTGTGATGCCAATGAATCCTTTTTAATTTCTGGAACAGGAGATGTGATCTCACCGGATGACGGAGTGCTTGCCATTGGTTCTGGTGGGAACTTTGCACTTTCTGCCGCTCGTGCCCTTGTACAAAATACGGATATGGATCCAAAAGACATCATCACAAAAGCAATGGGTATCACAGCTGATATATGTATTTACACTAACCATAATTTGGTGATTGAGGAATTATAA
- a CDS encoding metallophosphoesterase family protein has protein sequence MKILHISDLHFPKKLSLFSLRGKAIVGYLSYRLRRKSKHPLILISAMIEAISKLEYDALVISGDLTNVSHPGEFQNAKEILRPLLTDKTFLIPGNHDRYQKRAIGPNPLFEKTFSEWMGTSLDPKLYIRSKKIGGKLFIGWDSNYAIPRITANGYVAPEVIQKTLDLISEPYVLVCHHPLWNPKTEIESKAHQMTNRREVINQLQVRPPELYLHGHTHTNWVKLPGTSASFPIVNSASSTRLSDKNHECGFHLIDMGKSISYRRFIYSEDKFTETNPIFYEESEGVI, from the coding sequence ATGAAAATCCTACATATTTCCGACTTACATTTCCCGAAGAAACTTTCATTGTTTTCTCTTCGTGGAAAAGCAATTGTCGGTTATCTCAGCTATCGGTTGAGACGAAAATCAAAACATCCGCTGATTCTAATTTCAGCGATGATTGAGGCTATTAGTAAATTAGAATATGATGCACTTGTTATTTCCGGTGATTTGACAAATGTTTCTCACCCTGGCGAGTTTCAAAATGCCAAAGAAATTTTACGTCCACTGCTTACAGACAAAACCTTTTTAATTCCTGGAAACCATGATCGATACCAAAAACGAGCTATTGGTCCAAATCCATTATTTGAAAAAACATTTAGTGAGTGGATGGGTACCTCTCTTGATCCAAAATTATACATTCGGTCTAAAAAAATCGGCGGAAAACTATTTATAGGTTGGGATTCCAATTATGCAATCCCTCGGATTACTGCGAATGGTTATGTGGCGCCGGAGGTAATCCAAAAAACATTGGATTTGATTAGCGAACCTTATGTGCTTGTTTGTCACCATCCACTCTGGAATCCCAAAACTGAAATTGAATCCAAAGCCCATCAAATGACAAATCGTCGCGAAGTCATAAATCAATTGCAGGTAAGGCCACCTGAGTTGTATTTGCATGGACATACTCATACCAATTGGGTAAAACTTCCTGGGACTAGTGCTTCTTTTCCAATTGTTAACTCAGCATCCAGTACAAGACTTTCAGATAAAAACCATGAATGTGGATTCCATTTGATTGATATGGGGAAGTCTATTTCATATCGTCGTTTCATTTATTCAGAAGACAAATTCACTGAGACAAATCCAATTTTTTACGAAGAATCGGAAGGAGTCATTTAA
- a CDS encoding chorismate-binding protein, which translates to MIQVLELTWESFEKEYRKIGGLLFEDSRSEPGFTICDWYFDLQEEMEILYTEKETVAEKIQNSLSKLDDYREKGFYPCGALFFELGYFFIEGLDLNNSPLAEGTPLLQYSIYKQKKRIKYPNPSPLTFGKIELHNISVLWDQYTYEERFEKTKRSLVLGESYELNLCFPVSISIDGDLFLYYQSLKAKQKTNYSVYYPFLNTRTLSLSPELFFEVKGDNIKTEPMKGTSLRGFTSNQDKNYKTQLQSSSKERAENVMITDLYRNDLGRIAKQGTVQVTDLFLVNGLETVWQMVSKVEAKLKNTFAWYPILKALFPSGSVIGAPKKRSFELLRELENTNRGLYTGSIFVSEMLDGIPWIRSNVTIRTLHLKKEDQHWTGNYGVGSGITVLSDVEAEYKECLAKLKFITNPNLPSFEILETIRFSFGHYFLKELHLERMEETANRFGYPFSKQNAEAVLKTHNHSSKGVGVFRLRFLLNERGEFRLESFPFTKPKIRSKIKLGLASRPVDSSDLFLYHKTTNRPFYQKMLEECKTKGIDDCVLFDENDRVLETNLRNLYIRKGEVWFTPTLETGGLPGVFRKALLQKGWVKETVLFKSDLLEADEILVGNSLRGFERVELIL; encoded by the coding sequence TTGATACAGGTTTTAGAACTTACTTGGGAGTCTTTTGAGAAAGAATACCGAAAAATTGGTGGCCTACTCTTTGAAGACTCTCGGTCGGAACCAGGTTTTACTATTTGTGATTGGTATTTTGATTTACAAGAGGAAATGGAAATCCTCTATACAGAAAAAGAAACAGTCGCAGAAAAAATCCAAAACAGCTTATCCAAGTTAGATGATTATAGAGAAAAAGGATTTTATCCTTGTGGTGCTCTATTTTTCGAACTTGGATATTTTTTCATCGAAGGATTGGATCTAAATAATTCTCCCCTCGCAGAAGGAACTCCACTCCTCCAATATTCCATATACAAACAGAAAAAAAGAATTAAATATCCCAATCCTTCTCCACTTACCTTTGGAAAAATAGAGTTACATAATATTTCTGTATTATGGGATCAATATACCTACGAGGAAAGATTTGAAAAAACAAAAAGATCTCTGGTACTTGGTGAAAGTTATGAATTGAATTTATGTTTTCCCGTTTCCATATCGATCGATGGGGATTTGTTTTTATACTACCAATCTTTAAAAGCCAAACAAAAAACTAATTACTCCGTTTATTACCCTTTTTTAAACACTAGGACTCTTTCCCTTTCACCGGAACTATTTTTTGAAGTAAAAGGTGATAATATAAAAACCGAACCTATGAAAGGTACAAGTCTACGTGGGTTTACATCAAACCAAGACAAAAATTATAAAACGCAACTCCAATCCTCTTCTAAAGAAAGAGCTGAGAATGTGATGATTACAGATTTGTATCGAAATGATTTAGGTAGGATCGCCAAACAAGGAACGGTGCAGGTTACCGATCTATTTTTAGTTAATGGTCTGGAAACGGTTTGGCAAATGGTTTCGAAAGTGGAAGCCAAATTAAAAAATACTTTTGCATGGTACCCCATCCTTAAGGCTCTTTTTCCTTCTGGTTCTGTGATTGGAGCACCGAAAAAAAGATCCTTTGAACTTTTACGGGAACTAGAAAATACAAATAGAGGATTGTATACAGGATCCATCTTCGTGTCAGAAATGTTAGATGGTATACCCTGGATTCGTTCCAATGTTACGATAAGGACCTTACATTTAAAAAAAGAAGACCAACATTGGACTGGAAATTATGGTGTAGGCAGTGGAATTACCGTTCTTTCTGATGTGGAAGCAGAATATAAAGAATGTCTTGCCAAACTAAAATTCATTACAAATCCAAACCTTCCTTCATTTGAAATTTTAGAAACCATACGATTCAGTTTTGGACATTATTTTTTAAAAGAACTCCACTTGGAACGAATGGAAGAAACGGCAAATCGATTTGGTTATCCATTTTCTAAACAAAATGCCGAAGCTGTTTTAAAAACACATAACCATTCTTCTAAGGGCGTTGGGGTTTTTCGTCTGCGTTTTTTACTGAATGAAAGGGGAGAATTTCGTTTGGAAAGTTTCCCTTTTACAAAACCAAAAATCCGTTCAAAAATCAAACTTGGACTCGCGAGTCGGCCCGTGGATTCCAGCGATTTGTTTTTATACCACAAAACAACGAACAGACCATTTTATCAAAAGATGTTAGAAGAATGCAAAACCAAAGGAATCGATGATTGTGTTTTGTTTGATGAAAATGATAGGGTTTTAGAAACCAATCTCCGAAATCTATATATTAGAAAGGGAGAGGTTTGGTTCACACCAACATTGGAAACTGGCGGCCTTCCTGGTGTGTTTCGAAAAGCACTACTCCAAAAGGGGTGGGTAAAGGAAACCGTTCTTTTCAAATCGGATTTGTTAGAAGCGGACGAGATCCTTGTTGGGAATTCCTTACGCGGTTTCGAACGTGTAGAATTGATTCTTTAA
- a CDS encoding tetratricopeptide repeat protein — protein MVHRNSLIFLLTFGLLLVVNCGRKERSLFEEGKKWEMVGEKTKALYYYELSLRENPEYDPVLKRMGLLLAESNQSIATAIFYLEKYHKQKKDDTEVQRELFRLYLTTGYEKEALEILEEIRFQGKKETLEFFETTYLCLTRGFKQKDYLLTLEKSPLAGDPYYAPWVRACETK, from the coding sequence GTGGTTCATAGAAACTCCCTTATTTTTTTACTCACGTTTGGACTATTGTTAGTCGTTAATTGCGGCCGAAAAGAAAGGTCCCTTTTTGAAGAAGGTAAAAAATGGGAAATGGTAGGAGAAAAAACCAAAGCCCTCTACTATTACGAATTGTCTCTCCGTGAAAATCCAGAATATGACCCCGTTCTCAAACGAATGGGACTCCTTCTTGCGGAAAGCAACCAGTCGATTGCCACGGCCATTTTTTATTTGGAAAAGTATCACAAACAAAAAAAGGACGACACAGAAGTACAACGTGAACTCTTCCGGCTCTATCTTACCACAGGATATGAAAAAGAAGCGCTGGAAATTTTGGAAGAAATTCGGTTCCAAGGAAAAAAAGAAACTTTGGAATTTTTTGAAACCACATACCTTTGCCTCACCAGAGGATTCAAACAAAAGGATTACCTACTGACTTTAGAAAAAAGCCCTCTCGCAGGGGACCCCTACTATGCGCCTTGGGTCCGGGCTTGCGAAACAAAATAG